From the genome of Novipirellula aureliae, one region includes:
- a CDS encoding sigma-54-dependent transcriptional regulator — MNATVLVVDDEPSICWAFERMLQGEGHHVLTASSAEEGLRLANKHPVDLVILDVRLPNEDGISALPKFLAATDNAPVVIITAFGDLETAVAAVKNGATDYLTKPFKLEDALRICRTCLRTSFRSTAPVATQSMNRDGSVLIGKSQAMQFVFRQIALVADSDLSVLLTGETGTGKELVSEAIHRHSRRSSKPYIAIAPVALNPDLIESELFGHVKGAFTGAAEDRAGLFEQADGGTVLLDEIGDLPPAIQVKLLRVLEQGEYCRVGEFKPRRANVRILAATHRDLQNACRMGRFREDLFHRLAGVQIHLPPLRQRIEDIGPLCLHFLTAMDYAAADAAIDDELLAELQQLDWYGNIRELKNAVAHAAVVARGRPLSIDDFPSQMGLVAKPRQATDQPTASIEEVIREWAEQQLEAEESASAPLHPELLSLIEPVLFQAVLDHTGGNRAKAAQRLGIHRGTLRDRLKLYRMD, encoded by the coding sequence ATGAACGCTACGGTACTTGTTGTTGACGATGAACCCTCTATTTGCTGGGCTTTCGAGCGTATGCTGCAAGGCGAGGGGCACCACGTGCTCACCGCGTCGTCGGCGGAAGAAGGGCTCCGCTTGGCAAACAAACACCCGGTCGACCTGGTCATCCTCGACGTTCGATTGCCGAACGAGGACGGCATTTCTGCATTGCCAAAGTTCTTAGCCGCTACCGACAATGCCCCGGTCGTGATCATCACCGCTTTTGGTGATTTGGAAACCGCCGTGGCGGCGGTCAAAAATGGTGCAACCGATTATTTGACCAAGCCGTTCAAACTCGAAGATGCACTGCGGATTTGCCGTACCTGTTTGCGAACGTCGTTTCGTTCAACAGCCCCTGTTGCGACTCAGTCGATGAATAGGGATGGTTCCGTCCTGATTGGCAAGTCGCAGGCGATGCAGTTTGTGTTTCGCCAGATTGCTTTGGTTGCCGATAGCGATTTGTCGGTCCTGTTGACTGGCGAAACAGGGACAGGCAAAGAGTTGGTCTCCGAAGCCATTCATCGGCACAGTCGCCGATCGAGTAAACCGTACATCGCGATCGCACCGGTTGCTTTAAACCCTGACTTAATCGAGAGCGAACTTTTTGGCCATGTCAAAGGAGCGTTTACGGGGGCGGCAGAGGATCGTGCTGGTTTGTTCGAGCAAGCGGATGGTGGCACCGTATTGTTGGATGAAATTGGCGATTTGCCTCCTGCAATTCAGGTCAAACTGTTGCGGGTTTTAGAACAAGGTGAGTATTGCCGAGTCGGTGAGTTCAAGCCGCGACGTGCGAATGTCCGCATTTTGGCAGCGACTCATCGCGATTTACAAAACGCGTGTCGAATGGGCCGTTTTCGTGAGGATTTGTTTCATCGACTTGCGGGCGTGCAAATTCATCTGCCACCGCTGAGGCAAAGAATCGAAGACATCGGCCCGCTCTGCCTACATTTCCTCACGGCGATGGACTATGCTGCTGCGGATGCCGCGATCGATGATGAGTTGCTCGCGGAACTTCAACAACTTGATTGGTACGGTAACATTCGTGAGCTGAAGAATGCGGTTGCTCATGCAGCCGTCGTCGCCCGGGGACGCCCGTTATCGATCGACGATTTTCCTTCGCAAATGGGACTTGTTGCAAAGCCTCGGCAGGCAACCGATCAGCCAACGGCTTCCATTGAGGAGGTGATTCGGGAGTGGGCGGAGCAGCAGCTTGAGGCGGAGGAATCGGCATCCGCACCCCTGCATCCAGAACTGTTAAGTCTCATTGAACCAGTGCTTTTTCAGGCGGTTCTCGATCATACCGGTGGCAACCGGGCAAAGGCGGCCCAGCGACTTGGCATTCATCGTGGAACACTGCGCGATCGATTGAAACTGTATCGGATGGATTAG
- a CDS encoding serine/threonine-protein kinase has translation MLSVSSTDAQLPSPIPSGLDRYRDYKEIARGGNGVLYSAFDQVIGRAVVIKALLPSYRPDRSFRRRLLREARVTALLQHPGTVAVYDIGEDEELGIYYIMQRISGESFFDVLRSIARREPDAEEAYPLRRRIEIVHNVCQTLASAHARGVIHRDVKPGNIWVGNFGEVLLLDWGAAKVWGEASFPSDSKLPPARRRHVIEDSLSTELVKHQSTNYDLPPLTPAQQLIGTPTYMSPEQIGNRDIDDRSDIFSAGVCLYEAMAIAEPFRGKDEEDTFDNICSRQPTPPSQRSPDRGIPPQGDLVFAKATSKQASNRYQTMHEFIADLESLRDHCELPSHAKSANQSNR, from the coding sequence ATGCTTTCTGTATCAAGCACTGACGCACAACTTCCTTCGCCGATACCGAGCGGGTTGGATCGCTATCGTGATTACAAAGAGATTGCGCGCGGTGGCAACGGGGTATTGTACTCTGCGTTTGATCAAGTCATCGGCCGTGCCGTCGTCATTAAGGCTCTGTTGCCCTCCTATCGCCCCGACCGATCCTTCCGTCGACGTTTGCTGCGAGAAGCCCGAGTCACCGCGCTTCTACAACATCCCGGGACCGTCGCGGTGTATGACATCGGTGAAGACGAGGAACTAGGGATTTACTACATCATGCAGCGGATTTCGGGCGAGAGTTTCTTCGATGTGCTGCGCAGTATCGCACGACGCGAGCCGGATGCCGAAGAGGCTTACCCGCTAAGACGAAGGATCGAGATTGTCCACAATGTTTGTCAAACATTAGCATCTGCACATGCTCGCGGCGTGATCCATCGCGACGTCAAGCCTGGCAATATCTGGGTCGGTAATTTCGGTGAAGTCCTGCTGCTCGACTGGGGGGCAGCCAAGGTATGGGGGGAAGCCTCTTTCCCGAGCGATTCGAAGTTGCCACCCGCTCGCCGCCGACATGTAATCGAAGATTCCTTGTCGACCGAATTGGTCAAGCACCAATCGACGAATTATGACCTGCCGCCATTGACACCCGCCCAGCAATTGATTGGAACGCCAACCTACATGTCGCCCGAGCAAATCGGCAATCGGGACATCGACGACCGCAGCGATATTTTTTCAGCCGGAGTGTGTCTCTACGAAGCGATGGCGATTGCCGAGCCCTTTCGAGGCAAAGACGAAGAGGACACGTTTGACAATATCTGTTCACGCCAACCAACACCGCCGAGTCAGCGTTCACCCGATCGCGGTATCCCCCCACAAGGCGATCTTGTCTTTGCCAAGGCGACTAGCAAGCAGGCTTCCAATCGCTACCAAACGATGCATGAATTCATTGCAGATCTTGAATCACTTCGCGACCATTGCGAGTTGCCATCGCACGCCAAATCGGCAAATCAATCGAATCGGTAA
- a CDS encoding DUF1559 domain-containing protein, producing the protein MSTKRTAFTLVELLVVIAIIGVLVGLLLPAVQAAREAARRMQCSNHLKQIALACHNYQSAFKSFPPSAIVDLDTTTTGNNGSWGVHGRILPFLEQENVFDRVDLSIAWDNQSAIDGVKIPVFACPSDPLSDQVRTFSDNRPALYPTNYGFNFGRWFVYDPSTQKGGDGMFFPNRFLDFRDCLDGTSHTLLIAEVKAWTPYQRNGGPASTTIPANQSEAEAIVASGDQFKDTGHTEWPDGRVHHTGFTAAMPPNSNVSFTNGNQTYEQTDFNSWQEGKNGSVGNPTYAIITSRSHHVGLVNTAKVDGSVASVTDSIDLPIWRAMATRNGREVIQDLQ; encoded by the coding sequence ATGTCAACCAAGCGTACTGCATTTACACTCGTCGAACTCCTTGTCGTGATCGCCATTATCGGCGTTCTCGTCGGTCTGCTTTTGCCTGCGGTGCAAGCCGCCCGCGAGGCCGCTCGACGGATGCAGTGCAGCAACCATCTCAAACAAATCGCATTGGCTTGCCACAACTATCAAAGCGCCTTCAAGAGTTTTCCACCTTCCGCGATTGTTGATCTTGACACGACGACAACGGGTAACAACGGATCCTGGGGCGTCCATGGTCGGATCTTGCCATTCCTTGAACAGGAAAACGTTTTCGACAGGGTCGATTTGTCGATCGCGTGGGATAACCAGTCCGCCATCGACGGGGTAAAGATCCCGGTCTTTGCTTGCCCCAGCGATCCCCTCAGCGACCAAGTGCGTACTTTTTCGGACAATCGACCGGCCCTCTATCCAACGAACTACGGATTCAACTTTGGACGTTGGTTTGTTTATGACCCATCGACGCAGAAGGGGGGCGACGGCATGTTTTTCCCCAATCGGTTTCTCGATTTCCGGGATTGCCTTGACGGAACCAGCCACACGTTGTTGATTGCCGAGGTCAAAGCGTGGACACCCTATCAACGCAATGGGGGCCCCGCATCGACAACCATCCCTGCGAACCAAAGCGAAGCCGAAGCGATCGTCGCCAGTGGTGACCAGTTCAAGGATACCGGGCACACCGAATGGCCTGATGGACGCGTTCATCACACGGGGTTCACTGCGGCGATGCCGCCCAACAGCAACGTATCGTTTACCAATGGCAATCAAACGTATGAGCAAACCGACTTCAATTCTTGGCAAGAGGGCAAGAATGGTTCGGTTGGCAACCCGACTTACGCGATCATCACATCGCGAAGTCATCACGTCGGGCTCGTAAACACCGCCAAAGTCGACGGCAGTGTCGCGTCGGTTACCGATTCGATTGATTTGCCGATTTGGCGTGCGATGGCAACTCGCAATGGTCGCGAAGTGATTCAAGATCTGCAATGA
- the tyrS gene encoding tyrosine--tRNA ligase, translated as MNLIEDLRWRGLIHQTTDEAELGKLLAKEPQTIYIGFDPTASSLHVGHLMQVMMLRRFQRAGHRPIALVGGATGMIGDPSGKSEERNLLSAEQLQANVEGVGKQMQQFLDFDGDSGAKLLNNFDWMKGYSYLEFLRDVGKNFPVGAMMGKESVRSRLESEAGLSYTEFSYMLLQAYDFVHLCREHDCRIQAGGSDQWGNITAGIDLGRRMLGKPLFGLTAPLLTTSDGRKMGKTEKGAVWLDPDRTSPYEFYQYWINVEDADVMRCIAYLTEIERDEYDSLGEQTAADPGRRAAQKRLASYMTRLVHGEEGITSAERATRILFGGEIEKATDAQLSQIFADVPSSEADRKSLSGEGLWIIDALQTAGLVSSGSEARRSIKEGSVYLNNRRVSDMNHRLSEADLASETVMVLRRGKRKYALLRFRS; from the coding sequence ATGAACTTAATCGAAGACCTCCGTTGGCGAGGATTGATCCACCAAACGACCGACGAAGCCGAACTTGGAAAACTGCTAGCGAAAGAGCCTCAAACGATCTATATCGGCTTCGATCCGACGGCGTCGAGTCTACACGTCGGACATCTCATGCAAGTGATGATGCTCAGGCGGTTCCAACGCGCCGGACATCGCCCGATCGCATTGGTCGGAGGGGCCACTGGAATGATCGGAGACCCCAGCGGAAAGAGCGAAGAACGGAACCTGTTATCCGCTGAACAGTTGCAGGCCAACGTGGAGGGAGTCGGTAAACAAATGCAGCAGTTCCTCGACTTTGATGGCGATAGTGGAGCAAAGCTACTCAACAACTTCGATTGGATGAAGGGATACTCCTACCTCGAATTTTTGCGTGATGTCGGCAAAAACTTTCCCGTTGGTGCGATGATGGGCAAGGAGTCGGTTCGGTCGCGGCTAGAGAGTGAAGCAGGCCTGAGCTATACCGAATTTAGCTACATGCTTTTGCAGGCCTACGACTTTGTCCACCTGTGCCGCGAGCACGATTGCCGCATTCAGGCAGGCGGCAGCGACCAATGGGGCAACATTACCGCCGGCATTGATCTTGGTCGCCGCATGCTGGGCAAACCATTGTTCGGTTTGACCGCTCCGCTTTTGACCACCAGCGACGGACGCAAAATGGGCAAAACCGAAAAAGGAGCGGTCTGGCTCGATCCCGACCGAACCAGTCCCTACGAGTTCTACCAGTACTGGATCAATGTCGAAGATGCGGACGTGATGCGGTGCATCGCCTACCTGACCGAGATCGAGCGAGACGAATACGATTCGCTCGGCGAGCAAACGGCAGCGGACCCAGGCCGCCGAGCCGCTCAGAAACGTTTGGCCAGCTACATGACACGGCTCGTTCACGGTGAAGAAGGGATAACATCCGCCGAGCGAGCAACGCGTATTCTGTTTGGTGGTGAAATTGAAAAAGCGACCGATGCCCAGTTGAGCCAAATCTTTGCCGATGTGCCCAGCAGTGAAGCGGATCGAAAATCCCTATCAGGCGAAGGGCTTTGGATCATCGACGCGTTGCAAACCGCGGGACTCGTCAGCAGCGGCAGCGAAGCGAGACGATCGATCAAAGAGGGAAGCGTCTATCTGAACAATCGACGGGTTTCCGACATGAACCATCGGTTGAGCGAGGCCGATTTGGCGAGCGAGACGGTGATGGTACTGAGACGCGGGAAACGAAAGTATGCCCTGTTGCGATTCCGTTCGTAA
- the rimI gene encoding ribosomal protein S18-alanine N-acetyltransferase produces MDTKQASVSVHIRWMIRRDMPAVLAIENRSFEYAWTEEDFIRCLRQRNCIGMVAELDDKVVGFMIYELHKNRLHILNFAVHPDARRRGVADSMVHKLLGKLSQERRNRIMLEVRETNLEAQLFFKKIGFRAISVLRDFYEDTIEDAYLMQYRYTPTADELAQPHNRISRMAG; encoded by the coding sequence GTGGATACCAAACAAGCATCTGTCAGCGTTCACATTCGTTGGATGATTCGTCGTGATATGCCAGCGGTATTGGCGATCGAGAATCGTAGTTTCGAATACGCTTGGACAGAAGAAGATTTTATTCGTTGTCTTCGCCAACGCAATTGCATTGGCATGGTTGCTGAGCTTGACGACAAAGTGGTCGGGTTCATGATTTACGAACTGCACAAGAATCGGCTACACATTTTAAACTTCGCTGTTCATCCCGACGCTCGCCGCCGAGGGGTTGCTGATTCGATGGTTCACAAGCTGCTGGGCAAACTGTCTCAGGAACGGCGAAACCGGATCATGCTAGAAGTCCGCGAAACGAATCTCGAAGCGCAATTGTTTTTCAAGAAGATTGGCTTCCGTGCTATCTCGGTGCTCCGTGACTTCTATGAGGATACCATTGAAGACGCGTACTTGATGCAGTACCGCTACACGCCAACCGCCGACGAATTAGCCCAGCCTCACAATCGCATCTCGCGAATGGCCGGGTAA
- the ispD gene encoding 2-C-methyl-D-erythritol 4-phosphate cytidylyltransferase: MTRSAPSMPKNGTIAAILPAAGSGRRFGSHQNKLFATIRGVPIWVHSAMALLGRPEIGRLIVAVSESDRTIFQNDYTAFLDAKKIEWVLGGQERTDSVRSGLEAIGDDAAIEYVAIHDAARPLIGDPDLSSIFAALTATGAAILATPVTGTLKRAVRATPNAAGDLIANDRCVTVDRSELWVAQTPQVFRLDLLRLAYDRHRGYPATDDAQLVERIGHPVAIVSGSSDNIKITHPEDLRIAEAIMARLSPTNK, from the coding sequence ATGACACGCTCAGCCCCCAGCATGCCGAAAAATGGCACGATTGCGGCGATTTTGCCGGCGGCGGGCAGCGGTCGTCGATTCGGAAGCCACCAAAATAAACTGTTTGCGACGATTCGAGGAGTACCGATCTGGGTACATTCCGCCATGGCTTTGCTCGGTCGGCCTGAAATCGGGCGACTCATTGTCGCGGTCTCCGAATCCGACCGAACGATTTTCCAAAACGACTACACCGCTTTTCTTGATGCGAAGAAAATTGAATGGGTTTTAGGCGGTCAAGAGCGAACCGATAGTGTCCGCAGCGGGCTTGAAGCAATCGGCGACGATGCGGCGATCGAGTACGTGGCAATTCACGATGCGGCACGCCCGCTCATAGGTGACCCCGATCTATCCTCTATTTTTGCGGCGCTGACCGCCACGGGAGCCGCAATTTTGGCTACGCCCGTCACCGGTACGCTCAAGCGAGCGGTTCGCGCGACGCCGAACGCCGCAGGAGATCTTATCGCGAACGATCGTTGCGTAACCGTCGACCGAAGCGAGCTTTGGGTTGCCCAAACCCCACAAGTGTTTCGGCTCGATTTGCTGCGGTTAGCTTACGACCGGCATCGAGGCTATCCAGCAACCGATGATGCCCAATTGGTTGAGCGAATCGGTCATCCGGTTGCAATCGTCTCCGGAAGTAGCGACAACATCAAAATCACACATCCCGAGGATCTACGCATCGCAGAAGCGATCATGGCCCGATTGTCCCCCACGAACAAGTAA
- a CDS encoding sensor histidine kinase, producing the protein MQLSYRSLRLRLLVPILATAMLAALLVSAASYFLGNRWADEQLRDRFTGIQKTIADSRFPLNGRVLDLLAELTRTELIAFDENEKIRYSTVGMGSEQEQVVEARKTSGAKQISLAIDMTNGDAEKKYRLLTFSTVGGASRPDRVASIAVLFDEAHFEATRRRASVLALATGLSTIFALSSITLFLTSRLVGRIRKLQRRVEKVADGDFTSTVSDHIGDEIGQLGQAVDSMAGQLDTLWKRIHSQHREKLLHKIASGMAHQLRNSLTGARMAVELHAADCNSSDDEGIRVAIRQIELSEDYVRRLLLAQSGKQDKDRPARVMICFEDIRMSLSPIVQHLRVEMDWHIGDSVEDVVISDGPSWTAAVTNLIDNAIHASREVSVLLEKIEGDPTTGAVPLLRVVVSDRGPGIDQSIAAELFEPFVTSKPEGMGLGLSVVHRTAERFGGQVRFRRKGERTIFELDVPIVDEAGEKTE; encoded by the coding sequence ATGCAACTCTCCTATCGATCGCTTCGTCTACGGCTACTCGTTCCGATTCTTGCAACCGCGATGTTGGCCGCTCTGCTCGTTTCGGCGGCATCCTACTTTCTCGGTAACCGCTGGGCCGACGAGCAATTGCGAGATCGCTTCACGGGTATCCAGAAAACGATCGCGGATTCTCGCTTCCCACTGAACGGTCGGGTGCTCGACTTGCTGGCCGAATTGACTCGAACGGAGCTAATCGCTTTTGATGAAAACGAAAAGATTCGCTATTCGACGGTTGGAATGGGGAGCGAGCAAGAACAGGTTGTTGAGGCCCGAAAGACGAGTGGTGCAAAACAGATTTCCCTCGCCATCGACATGACAAACGGTGACGCTGAAAAGAAATACCGTCTCTTGACTTTTTCGACGGTCGGGGGGGCGTCGCGGCCTGATCGCGTCGCCAGTATCGCAGTGCTTTTTGACGAAGCCCATTTCGAGGCGACTCGCCGTCGTGCTTCGGTCCTAGCCCTCGCAACGGGTTTGTCGACCATTTTTGCGCTCAGCTCCATCACATTGTTTTTGACTTCGCGTTTGGTAGGACGTATCCGCAAACTGCAACGACGGGTCGAAAAGGTTGCGGATGGTGACTTCACCTCAACGGTGTCGGACCACATCGGCGATGAGATCGGACAACTCGGCCAAGCGGTCGATTCAATGGCGGGCCAACTTGATACCCTATGGAAGCGAATCCACAGCCAACATCGAGAAAAGCTGCTCCACAAGATTGCAAGTGGAATGGCACACCAACTTCGCAACAGTCTAACCGGGGCGCGAATGGCAGTGGAGCTGCATGCTGCGGATTGCAATTCTTCCGACGACGAAGGGATCCGCGTCGCCATTCGTCAAATTGAATTGTCCGAAGACTATGTCCGCCGATTGCTACTCGCGCAATCGGGAAAACAGGACAAAGACCGACCCGCAAGGGTGATGATTTGTTTTGAAGATATCCGGATGAGTCTTTCGCCAATTGTTCAGCATCTTCGAGTCGAAATGGATTGGCATATCGGTGATTCTGTAGAAGACGTGGTGATCTCCGATGGCCCCTCATGGACCGCCGCGGTCACCAATCTGATTGACAATGCGATTCATGCAAGTCGAGAGGTATCGGTTTTGCTGGAAAAAATCGAAGGCGACCCCACGACCGGTGCGGTTCCGCTGTTGCGCGTGGTCGTCAGCGATCGTGGACCAGGGATTGACCAATCGATTGCGGCGGAGTTGTTCGAGCCCTTCGTGACGTCAAAACCCGAAGGGATGGGGCTAGGATTGTCGGTTGTCCATCGCACCGCGGAACGGTTTGGTGGGCAAGTACGTTTTCGACGCAAAGGTGAGCGAACGATCTTTGAATTGGACGTTCCAATCGTGGACGAAGCAGGGGAGAAAACAGAATGA
- a CDS encoding ATP-dependent helicase translates to MSHGLNKAQAEAVNTLSGPMLVLAGAGTGKTRVVTFRIANLIRHGTPPDRILAMTFTNKAAGEMQERIGELIGTKKKRKPRRGEADDPKPTISTFHSLCVRILRQHAKALGYPKKFSIYDRSDQESLARAILRELRLPGTALKPSDMLSIIGGWKNQSVLPDEAAMIASTDKEHFAASGYRRYQNGLRARAAMDFDDLLLNTELLFKEHHDIRDQVASLYDHVLVDEYQDTNGSQYRITRDLTFKHRNFCVVGDDDQSIYAWRGADVTHILNFSKDWPDAKVICLEDNYRSTGAILTMANTLIQYNTERHDKVLIPSRPDGRRPRILQHKDETVEAKLVVTEITELIDKKHVQPRDIAILFRTNEQPRLFETELRKANVPYVMMGSQSFFDRREIRDLLAYLKWIDQPDDEMSLLRVINTPARGLSNKTVQLLIKRAVERGVPVWQVMQNNSAIADLSPSARRGIAELGALAEDVRRRAENDSLTEALQTMLARTAYADEIARIYDQPEERDARMASIGDLTNAIGAYQDNSNDPSLTGFISDIALSGREMGNEKDKMAAKNSVWLLTLHAAKGLEFPYVYMVGMEEGILPHSRSLKSGREEDIAEERRLCYVGITRAQEILTMSMALTRRKWGKPRPTIPSPFLYEITGKAANPNQYRKKRSVPRR, encoded by the coding sequence GTGAGCCACGGACTCAACAAGGCTCAAGCCGAGGCTGTTAACACGTTGTCTGGACCCATGCTAGTGCTCGCCGGTGCTGGGACGGGCAAGACGCGGGTCGTGACGTTTCGCATCGCCAACTTAATCCGTCATGGTACGCCGCCCGACCGCATTTTGGCAATGACGTTTACCAACAAAGCGGCCGGGGAGATGCAAGAACGGATCGGCGAACTGATCGGTACGAAAAAGAAGCGTAAACCTCGTCGTGGTGAAGCGGACGATCCCAAACCGACAATCAGCACGTTCCACTCATTGTGCGTCCGGATTTTACGCCAGCACGCCAAGGCGTTGGGGTATCCAAAAAAATTCTCGATCTACGACCGCAGCGATCAGGAATCACTCGCCCGAGCGATTCTGCGTGAACTTCGGCTGCCCGGCACCGCTTTGAAACCGAGCGACATGCTGTCGATTATCGGCGGTTGGAAAAATCAATCGGTATTGCCCGATGAAGCGGCGATGATCGCTTCAACGGATAAGGAACACTTTGCCGCATCCGGGTATCGCCGCTATCAAAACGGATTGCGTGCGAGAGCGGCGATGGATTTCGACGATCTCTTGCTGAACACCGAACTGTTGTTCAAAGAACATCATGACATTCGCGATCAAGTCGCATCGCTTTACGATCATGTTCTCGTTGATGAATATCAAGATACCAATGGCAGCCAATATCGGATCACTCGCGATTTGACGTTCAAACATCGTAATTTTTGTGTTGTTGGTGATGATGACCAATCGATCTATGCTTGGCGCGGAGCCGATGTGACGCACATCTTGAACTTCAGCAAAGATTGGCCCGATGCCAAAGTGATCTGCTTGGAAGACAATTATCGCAGCACCGGTGCGATTTTGACGATGGCCAACACACTGATCCAATACAACACCGAACGACATGACAAGGTGTTGATCCCCAGTCGTCCCGATGGACGACGGCCAAGGATTTTGCAGCATAAAGACGAAACCGTCGAAGCAAAGCTGGTCGTGACCGAGATCACCGAGCTGATCGACAAAAAACATGTTCAGCCGCGTGACATTGCAATATTGTTTCGTACCAATGAACAACCACGTCTGTTTGAAACGGAACTACGAAAAGCGAACGTGCCCTATGTGATGATGGGGAGTCAATCTTTCTTCGATCGCCGAGAAATCCGTGACTTGTTGGCGTATTTGAAATGGATTGACCAACCCGACGATGAAATGTCACTGCTTCGCGTCATCAATACCCCGGCGCGAGGGCTAAGCAACAAAACGGTTCAATTGCTAATCAAGCGAGCGGTCGAGCGGGGGGTGCCGGTGTGGCAAGTGATGCAAAACAACTCAGCGATCGCCGACTTGTCACCAAGCGCCCGCCGAGGGATCGCCGAACTCGGGGCGCTCGCCGAAGATGTCCGCCGTCGGGCCGAAAACGATTCATTGACCGAAGCATTGCAAACGATGCTAGCCCGGACCGCCTACGCTGATGAGATCGCTCGTATCTACGACCAACCCGAAGAACGCGACGCACGAATGGCGTCGATCGGTGACTTAACCAATGCGATCGGAGCGTATCAAGACAATAGTAACGACCCGTCATTGACTGGATTTATCTCCGATATCGCCCTCTCCGGACGAGAAATGGGGAACGAGAAGGACAAGATGGCGGCCAAGAATTCGGTCTGGCTGCTGACGTTGCATGCAGCCAAGGGACTTGAATTTCCCTATGTGTACATGGTCGGAATGGAAGAGGGCATCCTTCCTCATAGCCGGAGCCTGAAGAGCGGTCGTGAAGAGGATATCGCCGAGGAAAGGCGTTTGTGTTATGTCGGAATCACACGAGCCCAAGAGATCCTGACGATGTCGATGGCGCTGACAAGAAGGAAATGGGGAAAGCCACGACCGACGATACCAAGTCCTTTTCTGTATGAAATCACGGGCAAAGCGGCCAACCCGAACCAGTATCGAAAAAAACGTAGCGTTCCACGGCGGTAA